A genomic window from Enterobacteriaceae endosymbiont of Macroplea appendiculata includes:
- a CDS encoding ACP S-malonyltransferase — MIAISSFNSFKNVTISGHKNIVLKVVVLCQKLGARTIPLNINIPSHCNLMKPIINEFKSILDVIVFNHPKIPFINNVDAKCEYHPKTIKKALVRQLYCPVNWYDSIKYIINKNFVYVIEFSTQQTLSHISKNITNKINYSRIYKPQGLNITLQKYFNK, encoded by the coding sequence GTGATTGCTATTTCTAGTTTTAACTCCTTTAAAAATGTTACTATTAGTGGACATAAAAATATTGTTTTAAAAGTAGTTGTACTATGTCAAAAATTAGGCGCGCGTACTATTCCGTTAAATATAAATATTCCTTCACATTGTAATTTAATGAAACCTATTATTAATGAATTTAAATCTATATTAGATGTAATAGTTTTTAATCATCCAAAAATACCATTTATAAATAATGTAGATGCTAAATGTGAATATCATCCTAAAACAATTAAAAAAGCTTTAGTACGACAATTATATTGTCCTGTAAATTGGTATGATAGTATTAAATATATAATAAATAAAAACTTTGTATATGTTATTGAATTTAGCACACAACAAACTTTAAGTCATATCTCTAAAAATATTACAAATAAGATTAATTATAGTAGGATTTATAAACCACAAGGACTAAATATAACACTACAAAAATATTTTAATAAATAA
- a CDS encoding DNA polymerase III subunit delta' C-terminal domain-containing protein, whose protein sequence is MNNIKSIPWYPWLNTIYKNIINVLSSNNNHAFILCTPNGIGIVSLIYKIIQWLLCSSKTDNHICNICTNCILLNNQYHPDIHIIQKEKHQTSISITLIRQIINILYKNSYKDKGKIIWIPIAEELNQTSSNGILKILEEPPKNVWFFIQTQHINTLLPTIISRCQVWKIYPPNEQIGLHWLTTQNLISGIHKDEFLIALKICHYAPINAHKLLQNNLWSKRQSLYVTFVHALKYDIMELLLVLNNVNILILLDWISIFLIDVMKLFYKINIKFIYNIDQINILSQVTKIITIKKIILIINKVILYRKILMIDNINYELIITRLLVSLDKIKQTTS, encoded by the coding sequence ATGAATAATATAAAATCAATACCATGGTATCCTTGGTTAAATACAATTTATAAAAATATAATTAATGTATTATCTTCAAATAATAATCATGCATTTATTTTATGCACACCTAATGGCATAGGTATTGTATCTTTAATTTATAAAATTATACAATGGTTATTGTGTTCATCTAAAACAGATAATCATATTTGTAATATTTGTACTAATTGTATATTATTAAATAATCAATATCATCCTGATATACATATCATCCAAAAAGAAAAACATCAAACTAGTATTAGTATTACTCTTATTAGACAAATAATAAATATTTTATATAAAAATTCTTATAAAGATAAAGGTAAAATTATTTGGATACCTATAGCAGAAGAACTGAATCAAACTTCAAGTAATGGTATTTTGAAAATTTTAGAAGAACCACCAAAAAACGTTTGGTTTTTTATCCAAACACAACATATAAATACGTTGTTACCTACTATTATTAGTCGCTGTCAAGTATGGAAAATATATCCTCCTAATGAACAAATAGGATTGCATTGGTTAACGACACAAAATTTAATATCAGGGATACATAAAGATGAATTTCTTATAGCATTAAAGATTTGTCATTATGCTCCTATAAACGCACATAAATTATTACAAAATAATTTATGGAGTAAAAGACAAAGTTTATATGTTACTTTTGTACATGCTTTAAAATATGATATAATGGAATTATTGTTAGTATTAAATAATGTTAATATATTAATATTATTAGATTGGATATCTATTTTTTTAATAGATGTAATGAAATTATTTTATAAAATTAATATAAAATTTATTTATAATATAGATCAGATCAATATTTTATCTCAAGTAACAAAAATTATTACTATAAAAAAAATAATATTAATAATTAATAAAGTTATTTTGTATCGTAAAATATTAATGATTGATAATATCAATTATGAGTTAATAATAACTAGATTATTAGTATCATTAGATAAAATTAAACAAACAACATCATGA
- the mltG gene encoding endolytic transglycosylase MltG, whose product MSKINVTKIFTTILYILYITVLYSATKLYQEANTYINIKNHKQLAYIISPQQSINDVLNNLQTQNIINKNFWLYLLLQINPDFKSIQANIYYLKPNMKIINMLALFHRKQILQQYAMVLIEGETLTHFLKRFNHDPYLKHTFNATNLILLRKKLNIKDNYPLEGRFSAATYFYTKNTTDLNLLKIMFSKMNNEVQTIWTKRQKNLPYHNFYEMIIAASIIEKETANIKEKYIISSILMNRLKKHMKLQMDSTILYGTNNKTNMKLLPMLLKKQNKYNTYIIYGLPPSAISTPSKNSLLAAAHPIKSDFLYFVADKKGKHIFNKNFHAHKLTIKKIYKTT is encoded by the coding sequence ATGTCAAAAATTAATGTAACTAAAATATTTACCACTATACTATACATACTATATATTACTGTATTATATAGTGCAACAAAATTATATCAAGAAGCTAATACATATATTAATATAAAAAATCATAAACAATTAGCTTATATTATTTCTCCACAACAAAGTATTAATGATGTTTTAAATAATTTACAAACACAAAATATTATTAATAAAAATTTTTGGTTATACTTACTATTACAAATTAATCCAGATTTTAAAAGTATACAAGCTAATATTTATTATTTAAAACCTAATATGAAAATTATTAACATGCTAGCATTATTTCATCGTAAACAAATATTACAACAATATGCTATGGTGTTAATAGAAGGAGAAACATTAACACATTTTTTAAAAAGATTTAATCATGACCCATATCTTAAACATACTTTTAATGCTACTAATTTAATTTTATTAAGAAAAAAATTAAATATTAAAGATAATTATCCATTAGAAGGTAGATTTTCAGCAGCTACTTATTTTTATACTAAAAATACTACAGATTTAAACTTATTAAAAATAATGTTTAGTAAAATGAATAATGAAGTACAAACAATATGGACAAAACGACAAAAAAATTTGCCTTATCATAATTTTTATGAAATGATCATTGCTGCGTCGATTATTGAAAAAGAAACAGCAAATATAAAAGAAAAATATATTATTTCTTCTATATTAATGAATAGATTAAAAAAACACATGAAATTACAAATGGACTCTACTATATTATATGGAACAAATAATAAAACAAATATGAAATTATTACCTATGTTATTAAAAAAACAAAACAAATATAATACATATATAATATATGGATTACCTCCTAGTGCTATTAGTACACCTAGTAAAAATTCTTTATTAGCAGCTGCACATCCTATAAAAAGTGATTTCTTATATTTTGTAGCTGATAAAAAAGGCAAACATATCTTTAATAAAAATTTCCATGCACATAAATTAACTATAAAAAAAATATATAAAACAACATGA
- a CDS encoding HIT domain-containing protein: MNNIFYKIVTKKVKIDLIYEDEMVIAFNDINPISSTHILILPKTFIATLDDIQLKHEKILGRMLFVITKIAKQKHLDRDGYRVVINCKQNGGQEIFYLHMHLLGGRKGIKKFY; encoded by the coding sequence ATGAATAATATATTTTATAAAATTGTAACTAAAAAAGTTAAAATAGATCTTATTTATGAAGATGAGATGGTTATAGCATTTAATGATATTAACCCAATAAGTTCAACACATATTTTAATATTACCAAAAACATTTATAGCAACATTAGATGATATACAATTAAAACATGAAAAAATATTAGGTAGAATGTTATTTGTTATTACTAAAATTGCAAAACAAAAACATTTAGATCGCGATGGATATCGTGTTGTAATTAATTGTAAACAAAATGGTGGACAGGAAATATTTTATCTACATATGCATTTATTAGGTGGTAGAAAAGGTATAAAAAAATTTTATTAA
- the fabG gene encoding 3-oxoacyl-ACP reductase FabG, with translation MNFKNQIALVTGASRGIGYNIAKTLAYYGAYVIGTATNNNGVKIINDTLKKQGIGQKLNFIKDNHMSINNIIQYIINNFGKIDILINNAGIINDHTILTMSEHDWDVTLKINLTAIFQMSKIVVKYMLQKSFGRIINISSVIGHIGNIGQTNYAASKAGIIGFSKSLAQEVANQGITVNIVSPGYINTDMTRNIPKNKIQNIISKIPMKRFGTVQDVTNTVMFLCSRKTSYITGETIHVNGGLYMT, from the coding sequence ATGAATTTCAAAAATCAGATAGCATTAGTAACGGGAGCAAGTCGAGGTATAGGATATAATATTGCTAAAACATTAGCTTATTACGGAGCATATGTTATTGGAACTGCAACTAATAATAATGGTGTAAAAATTATAAATGATACTTTAAAAAAACAAGGTATAGGTCAAAAATTAAATTTTATAAAAGATAATCACATGTCAATTAATAATATTATACAATATATAATAAATAATTTTGGCAAAATAGATATTTTAATTAATAATGCAGGAATTATCAATGATCATACGATATTAACAATGTCAGAACATGATTGGGATGTAACTTTAAAAATTAATTTAACAGCAATATTCCAAATGTCTAAAATAGTTGTAAAATATATGTTACAAAAATCCTTTGGACGTATCATTAATATTAGTTCAGTAATTGGACATATAGGTAATATTGGTCAAACTAATTACGCAGCATCTAAAGCAGGTATAATAGGTTTTAGCAAATCATTAGCACAAGAAGTAGCTAATCAAGGTATTACTGTAAATATAGTATCCCCAGGATATATTAATACAGATATGACGCGTAATATTCCCAAAAATAAAATACAAAACATTATATCTAAAATACCAATGAAACGTTTTGGTACAGTTCAAGATGTTACGAATACTGTAATGTTTTTATGTTCACGTAAAACATCATATATTACTGGAGAAACTATACATGTTAATGGTGGTTTATATATGACATAA
- the acpP gene encoding acyl carrier protein yields MSSSISERVKKIIIEQLGIQSKDIIEDANFTKDLGADSLDTVELIMALEEEFDTEITDEDAEKITTVKDAIHYINNLYN; encoded by the coding sequence ATGAGTAGTTCTATTAGTGAACGAGTGAAAAAAATAATTATTGAACAACTAGGTATACAATCTAAAGATATTATAGAAGATGCTAATTTTACAAAAGATTTAGGAGCAGATTCCTTGGATACTGTAGAACTAATTATGGCTTTAGAAGAAGAGTTTGATACAGAAATAACAGATGAAGATGCGGAAAAAATAACTACAGTAAAAGATGCTATACATTATATCAATAATCTTTATAATTAA
- a CDS encoding acyltransferase domain-containing protein, with the protein MIKKYAAFFPGQDVLYSLHKISSMYYQYKIIQDTFNEVSDIIGYDLWKAIQNRSLLKLCVLHHQSAIITVSIALYQLWIQKSNNIIPSMILGHSLGEYTALVCSKIITLYDAIKIINIRNKLMYEVSYNLYDYNMPGYYMQVIIGLKKKL; encoded by the coding sequence ATGATTAAAAAATATGCTGCATTTTTTCCTGGACAAGATGTTTTATATTCTCTTCATAAAATATCAAGTATGTATTATCAATATAAAATTATACAAGATACTTTCAATGAAGTTTCTGATATTATTGGATATGATTTATGGAAAGCGATACAAAATAGATCATTATTGAAATTATGCGTATTGCATCATCAATCAGCGATTATCACAGTATCTATTGCATTATATCAATTGTGGATACAGAAAAGTAATAATATTATTCCTAGTATGATATTAGGACATAGTTTAGGTGAATATACAGCACTAGTATGTAGTAAAATTATAACTTTATATGATGCTATTAAAATAATAAATATACGTAATAAATTAATGTATGAAGTAAGTTATAATTTGTATGATTATAATATGCCAGGATATTATATGCAAGTTATTATAGGTTTAAAAAAAAAATTGTAG
- the rpmF gene encoding 50S ribosomal protein L32, whose protein sequence is MAVPKHKISKSKRGMRRTHQSLLLNNILLINKRTGEKNLYHHISTDGYYRGKNILYKITKNDN, encoded by the coding sequence ATGGCAGTACCAAAACATAAAATAAGTAAGTCAAAACGTGGCATGCGACGTACACATCAATCATTATTATTAAATAATATATTATTAATAAATAAACGTACTGGTGAAAAAAATTTATATCATCATATTTCTACAGATGGTTACTATAGAGGGAAAAATATATTATATAAAATTACTAAAAATGATAATTAA
- a CDS encoding RluA family pseudouridine synthase — protein MHNNIGNKFITILNEENIQRIDNFLIKNFKNVPKSIIYKNLRIGKIRINNHKILPQYKLHLNDVIYIPKLYTKHIIQKKTISINKINFLKKLIIFEDQYFLVINKPSGIAVHGGSGIHYGIIESLRYLYKTTKFIELVHRIDKDTSGILLIAKKKYILQNLHKQLREKQIHKEYLALVKGNKIQHCLFTIKSFLVKNFNNNKKKVQVHAQKGKFSETQYKVIQNYQNMMLVKIIPLTGRTHQIRVHMSYVGHPIAHDKRYGNKDLNIKLQNIFGLKRLFLHSYKISFTHPVTQQIIFFHAPLDPHLKKCLLKFK, from the coding sequence ATGCATAATAATATAGGTAATAAATTTATAACAATATTAAATGAAGAAAATATACAAAGAATAGATAATTTTTTAATTAAAAATTTTAAAAATGTTCCTAAAAGTATTATTTATAAAAATTTAAGAATAGGCAAAATTAGGATTAATAATCATAAAATATTACCACAATATAAATTACATCTTAATGATGTTATATATATACCTAAATTATATACAAAACATATAATACAAAAAAAAACTATTTCTATAAATAAAATAAATTTTTTAAAAAAATTAATTATTTTTGAGGATCAATATTTTTTAGTAATAAATAAACCATCAGGTATAGCTGTTCATGGTGGTAGTGGTATCCATTATGGTATTATAGAAAGTTTACGTTACTTATATAAAACAACTAAATTTATAGAATTAGTACATAGAATAGATAAAGATACTTCTGGTATTTTATTAATAGCAAAAAAAAAATATATTTTACAAAATTTACATAAACAACTAAGAGAAAAACAAATACATAAAGAATATTTAGCTTTAGTAAAAGGTAATAAAATACAACATTGTTTATTCACGATTAAAAGTTTTTTAGTTAAAAACTTTAATAATAATAAAAAAAAAGTACAAGTTCATGCACAAAAAGGTAAATTTTCGGAAACACAATATAAAGTTATACAAAATTATCAGAATATGATGTTAGTAAAAATTATACCTTTAACGGGACGTACACATCAAATTAGAGTTCATATGTCATATGTAGGCCATCCTATAGCACATGATAAACGTTATGGTAATAAAGATTTAAATATAAAACTACAAAATATATTTGGTTTAAAAAGACTTTTTTTACACTCTTATAAAATAAGTTTTACACATCCTGTAACACAACAAATAATATTTTTCCACGCACCTTTAGATCCTCATTTAAAAAAATGTTTATTAAAATTCAAATAA
- a CDS encoding Rne/Rng family ribonuclease produces the protein MKKMLINATQSVEVRIAIIKGKQLYDLDIENTCYKKKKSNIYLGKISRIVPSLEAVFIDYGSDKHGFLPFKDIAKEYLCNTISHTKLINKFSFKSKNIIVQINKEERTNKGASLTTFISLAGIYLILLPNNPHIYGISKKISGNARNMLKQKLSLLSIPNGMGIIIRTSSIGKDLKTLNLDLQCRLKHWEIIKHTANKKISPFLIYQESNIIIRALRDYLTPDIQEILIDHTKILQIAKNYINILGHKDFYDKIKFYKGPIPLFSYYQIESQIETAFQRKVRLCSGGSIVIDSTEALTSIDVNSAKATKGADIEETAFNINLEAVDEIAKQLRFRDIGGLIVIDFIDMSLMAHQLTIKKRLQAKTKKDRAKIQINHISRFGLLEMSRQRLNSSLKDSSYYICPRCGGNGFLRNNKSLSLSILRLIEEQSFKNQTKEIYVTVPIKIANYLLKEQKQVIYSIQKRNIKISIIPDIKLYTPNYYIVRKKTQIKKKNIYLKIKKLLHKIIVLYNNILYFIKKKSK, from the coding sequence ATGAAAAAAATGTTAATAAATGCAACACAATCTGTAGAAGTACGTATTGCAATAATAAAAGGGAAACAACTATATGATTTAGATATAGAAAATACTTGTTATAAAAAAAAAAAATCTAACATATACCTCGGTAAAATTAGTCGTATTGTACCAAGTCTAGAAGCAGTATTTATAGATTATGGAAGTGATAAACATGGTTTTTTACCTTTTAAAGATATTGCAAAAGAATATTTATGTAATACCATTTCACATACTAAATTAATTAATAAATTTTCTTTTAAAAGTAAAAATATTATTGTACAAATTAATAAAGAAGAACGGACTAATAAAGGAGCATCACTAACTACTTTTATTAGTTTAGCTGGTATTTATTTAATTTTATTACCAAATAATCCACATATTTACGGTATCTCTAAAAAAATTAGTGGTAATGCAAGAAATATGTTAAAACAAAAATTATCATTACTATCCATACCAAATGGAATGGGTATAATAATACGTACTTCTAGTATTGGTAAAGATCTTAAAACATTAAATTTAGATTTACAATGTAGATTAAAACATTGGGAAATTATTAAACATACTGCGAATAAAAAAATATCACCATTTTTAATTTATCAGGAAAGTAATATTATTATTAGAGCATTAAGGGATTATTTAACTCCTGATATACAAGAAATTCTAATAGATCATACTAAAATATTACAAATAGCTAAAAATTATATAAATATATTAGGTCATAAAGATTTTTATGATAAAATTAAATTTTATAAAGGTCCTATACCTTTATTTAGTTATTATCAAATTGAATCACAAATAGAAACAGCTTTTCAACGTAAAGTACGTTTATGTTCTGGTGGATCCATTGTAATAGATTCAACAGAAGCATTAACATCCATAGATGTGAATTCTGCTAAAGCTACGAAAGGTGCTGATATTGAAGAAACAGCATTTAATATTAACTTAGAAGCAGTAGACGAAATTGCTAAACAATTAAGGTTTAGAGATATTGGTGGTTTAATCGTAATAGATTTTATTGATATGTCTCTTATGGCACATCAGCTTACTATAAAAAAAAGATTACAAGCTAAAACTAAAAAAGATAGGGCAAAAATACAAATAAATCATATTTCTAGGTTTGGTTTATTAGAAATGTCACGTCAAAGACTAAATTCTTCTTTAAAAGATTCTAGTTATTATATATGTCCAAGATGTGGTGGTAATGGATTTTTAAGAAATAATAAATCTTTATCATTATCGATTTTACGATTAATAGAAGAACAATCATTTAAAAATCAAACTAAAGAAATTTATGTTACAGTACCTATTAAAATTGCTAATTATTTATTAAAAGAACAAAAACAAGTTATATATTCTATACAAAAAAGAAATATTAAAATATCTATAATTCCCGATATTAAATTATATACTCCTAATTATTATATAGTAAGAAAAAAAACACAGATAAAGAAAAAAAATATTTATTTAAAAATAAAAAAATTATTACATAAGATAATAGTTCTATATAATAACATACTATATTTTATAAAAAAAAAATCTAAATAA
- the ptsG gene encoding PTS glucose transporter subunit IIBC encodes MFNNMFAYMQKIGKSLMLPVSVLPIAGILLGVGTAHFFWMPTIISDLLEQTGSTIFINMPLIFAIGVSLGFTQNNGVSALAAVISYGILTKTVEIIIPIILHIKVTNITLPNNMTNTGVLGGIIAGSIAAYMFNRFHNIKLVEYLGFFSGKRFVPIISGITSLFIGILLSIIWLPIGKIIQLFSYWAAYQNPILAFSIYGIIERILLPFGLHHIWNVPFQMEIGSYTDIITQQIYHGDIARYIAGDPTAGKLSGGFLFKMYGLPGAAIAIWHSADKKNKKHIGSLMISAALTSFLTGITEPIEFSFMYVTPLLYIIHIILAGLSFPLCILLHMRNGTSFSHGLIDFIILSGHGHRLFLFPLVGIIYALLYYIIFIVLIHKFNLPTPGRLQNNTYNPKIILNNNNYGEQLVMAFGGKNNIIHLDACITRLRVNVLDINKVDQITLKKLGALGIIISGNGVQAIFGTKSDNLKTEMDYFLKKIT; translated from the coding sequence ATGTTTAATAATATGTTTGCGTATATGCAAAAAATAGGTAAATCATTAATGTTACCAGTATCTGTTTTACCTATTGCTGGAATTTTATTAGGTGTTGGTACAGCACATTTTTTTTGGATGCCGACAATTATTTCAGATCTTTTAGAACAAACTGGTAGTACAATATTTATTAATATGCCATTGATATTTGCTATTGGTGTATCATTAGGATTTACACAAAATAATGGAGTATCTGCTTTAGCTGCAGTAATATCTTATGGAATTTTAACTAAAACTGTAGAAATTATTATACCAATAATATTACATATTAAAGTTACTAATATAACATTACCAAATAATATGACTAATACTGGTGTATTAGGAGGTATTATTGCCGGTTCAATTGCTGCTTATATGTTTAATCGTTTCCATAATATCAAGTTAGTAGAATATTTAGGTTTTTTTTCTGGTAAACGTTTTGTACCTATTATTTCAGGTATAACATCTCTTTTCATAGGTATACTATTATCTATTATATGGTTGCCTATTGGTAAAATAATACAATTATTTTCTTATTGGGCAGCATACCAAAATCCTATATTAGCTTTTAGTATATATGGTATTATTGAAAGAATATTATTACCTTTTGGATTACATCATATCTGGAATGTACCATTCCAAATGGAAATCGGTTCGTATACTGATATTATTACACAACAAATATATCATGGTGATATTGCTAGATATATTGCTGGAGACCCAACAGCTGGTAAATTATCAGGTGGTTTTTTATTTAAAATGTATGGTTTACCAGGTGCAGCTATTGCAATATGGCATTCAGCTGATAAAAAAAATAAAAAACATATTGGTAGTTTAATGATATCTGCTGCATTAACTTCTTTTTTAACTGGTATAACAGAACCTATAGAATTTTCTTTTATGTATGTAACACCATTGTTATATATTATACATATTATATTAGCTGGATTATCCTTTCCGCTTTGTATTTTATTACATATGAGAAATGGTACTAGTTTTTCACATGGTTTAATAGATTTTATTATTTTAAGTGGTCATGGTCATAGATTGTTTTTATTTCCTTTAGTAGGAATTATTTATGCACTTTTATATTATATAATATTTATAGTTTTAATACATAAATTTAATTTACCAACTCCAGGACGTTTACAAAATAATACATATAATCCAAAAATTATATTAAATAATAATAATTATGGTGAACAATTAGTTATGGCATTTGGTGGTAAAAATAATATTATTCACTTGGATGCATGTATTACTAGATTAAGGGTAAATGTATTAGATATTAATAAAGTAGATCAAATAACATTAAAAAAATTAGGCGCATTAGGTATAATAATTTCCGGTAATGGTGTACAAGCTATTTTTGGTACAAAATCTGATAATCTCAAAACAGAAATGGATTATTTTTTAAAAAAAATAACATAA
- the tmk gene encoding dTMP kinase: MKKNQFIVVEGINGSGKSTICHYIKSLLNTMHIYNIIFTHEPGGTYIAEKIRHIIKYNKNEYISKKTELLLIYAARSQLLNNIIKPNFNKTWIISDRYDLSSYAYQIGGRGISINNILFLQNFIKNNIIPHIIIYLDVNPVISLQRIQHRTKDRIETESIKFFTNVRKYYLKMAQQNTNIKVINANHTLLYVKHIVKKKLFNFLYFDK; encoded by the coding sequence ATGAAAAAAAATCAATTTATTGTAGTAGAAGGCATTAATGGATCTGGGAAAAGTACCATATGCCATTATATAAAATCTTTATTAAATACTATGCATATATATAATATTATTTTTACTCATGAACCAGGAGGTACATATATTGCAGAAAAAATACGTCATATTATTAAATATAATAAAAATGAATATATTTCAAAAAAAACAGAACTATTATTAATATATGCTGCACGTTCACAGTTATTAAATAATATTATTAAACCAAACTTTAACAAAACATGGATTATATCAGATAGGTATGACCTATCGTCTTATGCTTACCAAATTGGGGGTAGAGGTATATCTATAAATAATATTTTATTTTTACAAAATTTTATTAAAAATAATATTATACCTCACATAATTATTTATTTAGATGTAAATCCTGTTATTAGCTTACAAAGAATACAACATCGTACTAAAGATAGAATTGAAACAGAATCCATTAAATTTTTTACTAATGTTAGAAAATATTATTTAAAAATGGCACAACAAAATACTAATATAAAAGTAATCAATGCTAATCATACACTTTTATATGTGAAACATATAGTTAAAAAAAAATTATTTAATTTTTTATATTTCGATAAATAA
- the fabF gene encoding beta-ketoacyl-ACP synthase II — protein MFKRRVVITGLGMITSLGMDVKTNWINIINGRSGINTITHFNTKQYKTKFGGIIQDHLLTKYFFKKTRYMDYFIKYGLIACKQAMYDSKILITNKKRFGVAVGSGLTGISTIEHNSVLLHKYGIKKIHPACIPATINNMLTGYIAIHYQCMGPSFAVSTGCATGIHNIGLAFQCIANNTADVMITGAAEKAVTPLVLSSFNAIKALSKNNNDPTTASRPWDKYRDGFVLSDGAGILILEELNHAKQRNANIYAEIVGFGMSNDAYNIITPSKNGIGAQMSMFNALKDAKINKEEIKYINAHATSTILGDISEVNAIKHLFKDYAYNVSISSTKSMTGHLLGASGAIESIFSILSLKKQIIPPTINLYNPDDVCDLDFVPHIARDVHNMKYVLCNAFSFGGTNATLIFKKI, from the coding sequence ATGTTTAAACGTAGAGTAGTTATTACAGGATTAGGTATGATTACATCATTAGGAATGGATGTAAAAACTAATTGGATAAATATTATTAATGGTCGTAGTGGTATTAATACTATTACACACTTTAATACTAAACAATATAAAACTAAATTTGGTGGTATTATACAAGATCATCTTTTAACAAAATATTTTTTTAAAAAAACACGCTATATGGATTATTTTATTAAATATGGTTTAATAGCTTGTAAACAAGCTATGTATGATTCTAAAATATTAATTACTAATAAAAAAAGATTTGGTGTTGCTGTTGGTTCTGGTTTAACAGGAATATCTACTATAGAACATAATAGTGTTTTATTGCATAAATATGGTATTAAAAAAATACATCCTGCCTGTATTCCTGCTACAATTAATAATATGTTAACAGGATATATAGCTATACATTATCAATGTATGGGGCCAAGTTTTGCTGTTAGCACAGGTTGTGCAACTGGTATACATAATATTGGTTTAGCTTTTCAATGTATAGCTAATAATACTGCAGATGTTATGATTACAGGTGCTGCAGAAAAAGCTGTTACACCATTAGTATTAAGTAGTTTTAATGCAATTAAAGCATTATCTAAAAATAATAATGATCCAACAACAGCAAGTAGACCATGGGATAAATATAGAGATGGTTTTGTATTAAGTGATGGTGCCGGTATTCTTATTTTAGAAGAATTAAATCATGCTAAACAACGTAATGCTAATATTTATGCTGAAATAGTTGGCTTTGGTATGAGTAATGATGCGTATAATATTATTACACCTTCAAAAAATGGTATAGGAGCACAAATGTCTATGTTTAATGCTCTAAAAGATGCTAAAATTAATAAAGAAGAAATTAAATATATTAATGCCCATGCAACATCTACTATTTTAGGAGATATATCTGAAGTAAATGCTATTAAACATCTTTTTAAAGATTATGCTTATAATGTATCTATAAGCTCGACAAAATCTATGACGGGCCATTTATTAGGCGCTTCTGGCGCTATAGAATCTATTTTTTCTATATTATCTCTCAAAAAACAAATTATACCTCCAACAATTAATTTATATAATCCTGATGATGTATGTGATTTAGATTTTGTTCCACATATAGCACGTGATGTACATAACATGAAATATGTATTATGTAATGCTTTTAGTTTTGGGGGCACTAATGCAACATTAATTTTCAAAAAAATATAG